A genomic segment from Vanacampus margaritifer isolate UIUO_Vmar chromosome 3, RoL_Vmar_1.0, whole genome shotgun sequence encodes:
- the LOC144048629 gene encoding endosome-associated-trafficking regulator 1-like isoform X4, producing the protein MSTRGKTLIITEDESEECNPFSFREFLRSKNHDRNLDEDGAAWELREENATLRRSMRELRRTSQANERRAEALQEELERRRRQEREEAQDLDNMVHSVERNLHHMTKRALSAESGVARMKAELQQLQVIRAHTRKFTINTHINCVRACVRACVRACVRQEELECRRSENLKLKSDQRDVVTAMKHSANMASDYLDKTATHAHSSVRRLLEGAETLRLVSQLLRSIHKMAEVTSDA; encoded by the exons ATGTCCACACGGGGGAAGACTTTAATAATCACTGaag ACGAAAGTGAGGAGTGCAACCCTTTCTCCTTCAGGGAGTTCCTGCGTTCCAAGAACCACGACCGGAACCTGGACGAGGACGGAGCAGCGTGGgag ctGCGTGAGGAGAACGCCACGCTGAGAAGAAGCATGCGGGAGCTTCGCAGAACATCACAAGCAAACGAGCGAAG GGCGGAGGCGCTGCAAGAGGAGCTGGAGCGGAGGCGGCGGCAGGAGCGGGAGGAGGCGCAAGACCTCGacaacatggtccactcggtgGAACGCAACCTGCATCACATGACG AAACGAGCGCTGAGTGCCGAGAGCGGCGTGGCCAGGATGAAGGCGGAGCTTCAGCAGCTGCAGGTcatacgcgcgcacacacgcaagtTCACCATCAACACACACATCaactgcgtgcgtgcgtgcgtgcgtgcgtgcgtgcgtgcgtgcgtgcgtcaggAGGAGCTGGAGTGCAGGCGTAGCGAAAACCTCAAGCTCAAGTCGGACCAGCGCGATGTCGTCACGGCGATGAAGCACAGCGCCAACATGGCGTCCGACTACCTGGACAAGACGGCCACGCACGCGCACTCGTCCGTACG TCGTCTGCTGGAGGGGGCGGAGACTCTGCGTCTGGTCTCGCAGCTGCTGCGCTCCATCCACAAAATGGCCGAAGTGACTTCAGACGCCTGA
- the chek2 gene encoding serine/threonine-protein kinase Chk2 isoform X1 gives MHVKVSPMSQKIAQEGDQPQSASQSTLSPSSLLSPSSLLSPSQAQAKSQGGSASSSSGPASGSQSSSGSGTTLSSVDTLPVTLPSVPEEPESQPWGRLLPMQSGFGAHDCVADEYLFGRDPKCNYVLDDPDHKGSLRFRIYSKKHFRIFREGIEVFVQDLSNNGTFVDGNKIGRGKKLPLVNNAVLALAEHRNKVFVFIDLMSDQESSLPGELRQKYLLTRQIGTGVCGQVKLAFERSTCKKFAVKIINKSNFKSEGTAARNAQTEIEILRRIDHPCLIKTEDLYHTDDTYFIVLELMEGGELFHRLKCQQRLSEATAKLYFYQMLKAVQYLHSQGIIHRDLKPENILLSSQEDECLIKVTDFNQSRILEEAALMRTLCGTPSYLAPEVLTHATTGGYGLPVDAWSLGVLLFVCLCGYPPFHENFSELSVSEQIARGHFTMLPAKWQHVSPQAKDVVRKLLVVAPADRMTIDDALQHAWMQDPVMLEKAHRLMYPPTDAERVAMEAEPASSSSRKRAREDRDYERRPAKQAPPTGTP, from the exons ATGCATGTGAAG GTGTCCCCGATGTCCCAAAAGATTGCGCAAGAGGGGGACCAGCCCCAGTCGGCGTCGCAGTCCACGCTGTCCCCGTCGTCCCTGCTGTCCCCGTCGTCCCTGCTGTCCCCGTCGCAGGCCCAGGCCAAGTCCCAGGGCGGCTCCGCTTCGTCTTCCAGCGGCCCCGCGTCGGGCAGCCAGTCGTCCAGCGGCTCGGGGACGACGCTCAGCAGCGTGGACACGCTTCCCGTCACTTTGCCGTCCGTCCCCGAGGAGCCCGAAAGTCAACCTTGGGGACGCCTGCTGCCCATGCAGTCCGGCTTTGGCGCTCACG ATTGCGTGGCGGACGAATATTTGTTTGGCCGAGACCCCAAATGCAATTACGTCCTGGACGATCCCGATCACAAAGGATCCTTGCGCTTCCGAATTTACAGCAAGAAACACTTCCGCATCTTCAGG GAGGGCATCGAGGTGTTTGTTCAAGACCTGAGCAACAACGGGACCTTTGTTGACGGGAACAAAATCGGACGCGGCAAGAAGCTTCCTCTGGTCAACAACGCCGTGCTGGCGCTGGCGGAGCATCGCAACAAAG TGTTTGTCTTCATCGACCTGATGTCCGACCAAGAGTCGTCGTTGCCCGGCGAGCTCCGCCAGAAGTATCTGCTGACGCGGCAGATCGGCAC GGGCGTGTGCGGCCAAGTCAAACTTGCCTTTGAGCGCTCCACCTGCAAAAAGTTTGCGGTGAAAATCATCAACAAGAGCAACTTCAAGTCGGAAGGG ACGGCCGCCAGAAACGCTCAAACCGAGATCGAAATTCTTCGACGCATTGATCAc CCGTGCCTCATCAAGACGGAGGACTTGTACCACACGGACGACACTTACTTCATCGTCTTAGAGCT GATGGAGGGCGGCGAGCTGTTCCACCGTCTCAAATGTCAACAGCGGCTGAGCGAGGCCACGGCCAAACTTTACTTCTACCAAATGTTGAAAGCCGTGCAG TACCTGCACAGCCAGGGCATCATCCACCGGGACCTGAAACCGGAGAACATCCTCCTGTCGTCGCAAGAGGACGAGTGTCTCATCAAG GTGACGGACTTCAACCAATCGCGGATCCTGGAGGAAGCGGCCCTGATGAGGACCTTGTGCGGGACGCCGTCCTACCTGGCGCCCGAAGTGCTGACGCACGCCACCACCGGCGGTTACGGGCTGCCCGTCGACGCTTGGAGTCTCGGCGTGCTCCTCTTCGTCTG CCTGTGCGGGTACCCGCCGTTCCACGAGAACTTCTCGGAGCTGTCGGTGAGCGAGCAGATCGCGCGAGGCCACTTCACCATGTTGCCGGCCAAGTGGCAACACGTGTCCCCCCAAG CCAAGGACGTGGTGCGGAAGCTGCTGGTGGTGGCGCCCGCCGACCGGATGACCATCGACGATGCGCTCCAGCACGCCTGGATGCAG gacccggtgatGTTGGAGAAAGCCCACCGACTGATGTATCCACCGACTGATGCTGAGcgtgttgccatg GAGGCGGAGCCAGCATCATCATCGTCAAGGAAACGAGCGCGAGAAGACCGAGATTATGAGCGGCGTCCTGCCAAACAAGCCCCGCCCACTGGAACGCCATAA
- the LOC144048629 gene encoding endosome-associated-trafficking regulator 1-like isoform X2 gives MSTRGKTLIITEDESEECNPFSFREFLRSKNHDRNLDEDGAAWEEEDDASAACWQRLRSDADSSAFPSTFDDGDPDVTLPIASRGRSLQELREENATLRRSMRELRRTSQANERRAEALQEELERRRRQEREEAQDLDNMVHSVERNLHHMTKRALSAESGVARMKAELQQLQVIRAHTRKFTINTHINCVRACVRACVRACVRQEELECRRSENLKLKSDQRDVVTAMKHSANMASDYLDKTATHAHSSVRRLLEGAETLRLVSQLLRSIHKMAEVTSDA, from the exons ATGTCCACACGGGGGAAGACTTTAATAATCACTGaag ACGAAAGTGAGGAGTGCAACCCTTTCTCCTTCAGGGAGTTCCTGCGTTCCAAGAACCACGACCGGAACCTGGACGAGGACGGAGCAGCGTGGgag GAGGAGGACGACGCGAGCGCAGCGTGTTGGCAGCGCTTGCGTTCCGACGCGGATAGCTCCGCCTTCCCGAGCAC GTTCGATGACGGAGACCCTGATGTCACACTGCCAATCGCTAGCCGGGGGAGGAGCTTACAGGAG ctGCGTGAGGAGAACGCCACGCTGAGAAGAAGCATGCGGGAGCTTCGCAGAACATCACAAGCAAACGAGCGAAG GGCGGAGGCGCTGCAAGAGGAGCTGGAGCGGAGGCGGCGGCAGGAGCGGGAGGAGGCGCAAGACCTCGacaacatggtccactcggtgGAACGCAACCTGCATCACATGACG AAACGAGCGCTGAGTGCCGAGAGCGGCGTGGCCAGGATGAAGGCGGAGCTTCAGCAGCTGCAGGTcatacgcgcgcacacacgcaagtTCACCATCAACACACACATCaactgcgtgcgtgcgtgcgtgcgtgcgtgcgtgcgtgcgtgcgtgcgtcaggAGGAGCTGGAGTGCAGGCGTAGCGAAAACCTCAAGCTCAAGTCGGACCAGCGCGATGTCGTCACGGCGATGAAGCACAGCGCCAACATGGCGTCCGACTACCTGGACAAGACGGCCACGCACGCGCACTCGTCCGTACG TCGTCTGCTGGAGGGGGCGGAGACTCTGCGTCTGGTCTCGCAGCTGCTGCGCTCCATCCACAAAATGGCCGAAGTGACTTCAGACGCCTGA
- the LOC144048629 gene encoding endosome-associated-trafficking regulator 1-like isoform X1, with product MSTRGKTLIITEDESEECNPFSFREFLRSKNHDRNLDEDGAAWEVCARAREEDDASAACWQRLRSDADSSAFPSTFDDGDPDVTLPIASRGRSLQELREENATLRRSMRELRRTSQANERRAEALQEELERRRRQEREEAQDLDNMVHSVERNLHHMTKRALSAESGVARMKAELQQLQVIRAHTRKFTINTHINCVRACVRACVRACVRQEELECRRSENLKLKSDQRDVVTAMKHSANMASDYLDKTATHAHSSVRRLLEGAETLRLVSQLLRSIHKMAEVTSDA from the exons ATGTCCACACGGGGGAAGACTTTAATAATCACTGaag ACGAAAGTGAGGAGTGCAACCCTTTCTCCTTCAGGGAGTTCCTGCGTTCCAAGAACCACGACCGGAACCTGGACGAGGACGGAGCAGCGTGGgaggtgtgtgcgcgcgcgcgt GAGGAGGACGACGCGAGCGCAGCGTGTTGGCAGCGCTTGCGTTCCGACGCGGATAGCTCCGCCTTCCCGAGCAC GTTCGATGACGGAGACCCTGATGTCACACTGCCAATCGCTAGCCGGGGGAGGAGCTTACAGGAG ctGCGTGAGGAGAACGCCACGCTGAGAAGAAGCATGCGGGAGCTTCGCAGAACATCACAAGCAAACGAGCGAAG GGCGGAGGCGCTGCAAGAGGAGCTGGAGCGGAGGCGGCGGCAGGAGCGGGAGGAGGCGCAAGACCTCGacaacatggtccactcggtgGAACGCAACCTGCATCACATGACG AAACGAGCGCTGAGTGCCGAGAGCGGCGTGGCCAGGATGAAGGCGGAGCTTCAGCAGCTGCAGGTcatacgcgcgcacacacgcaagtTCACCATCAACACACACATCaactgcgtgcgtgcgtgcgtgcgtgcgtgcgtgcgtgcgtgcgtgcgtcaggAGGAGCTGGAGTGCAGGCGTAGCGAAAACCTCAAGCTCAAGTCGGACCAGCGCGATGTCGTCACGGCGATGAAGCACAGCGCCAACATGGCGTCCGACTACCTGGACAAGACGGCCACGCACGCGCACTCGTCCGTACG TCGTCTGCTGGAGGGGGCGGAGACTCTGCGTCTGGTCTCGCAGCTGCTGCGCTCCATCCACAAAATGGCCGAAGTGACTTCAGACGCCTGA
- the chek2 gene encoding serine/threonine-protein kinase Chk2 isoform X2, with amino-acid sequence MSQKIAQEGDQPQSASQSTLSPSSLLSPSSLLSPSQAQAKSQGGSASSSSGPASGSQSSSGSGTTLSSVDTLPVTLPSVPEEPESQPWGRLLPMQSGFGAHDCVADEYLFGRDPKCNYVLDDPDHKGSLRFRIYSKKHFRIFREGIEVFVQDLSNNGTFVDGNKIGRGKKLPLVNNAVLALAEHRNKVFVFIDLMSDQESSLPGELRQKYLLTRQIGTGVCGQVKLAFERSTCKKFAVKIINKSNFKSEGTAARNAQTEIEILRRIDHPCLIKTEDLYHTDDTYFIVLELMEGGELFHRLKCQQRLSEATAKLYFYQMLKAVQYLHSQGIIHRDLKPENILLSSQEDECLIKVTDFNQSRILEEAALMRTLCGTPSYLAPEVLTHATTGGYGLPVDAWSLGVLLFVCLCGYPPFHENFSELSVSEQIARGHFTMLPAKWQHVSPQAKDVVRKLLVVAPADRMTIDDALQHAWMQDPVMLEKAHRLMYPPTDAERVAMEAEPASSSSRKRAREDRDYERRPAKQAPPTGTP; translated from the exons ATGTCCCAAAAGATTGCGCAAGAGGGGGACCAGCCCCAGTCGGCGTCGCAGTCCACGCTGTCCCCGTCGTCCCTGCTGTCCCCGTCGTCCCTGCTGTCCCCGTCGCAGGCCCAGGCCAAGTCCCAGGGCGGCTCCGCTTCGTCTTCCAGCGGCCCCGCGTCGGGCAGCCAGTCGTCCAGCGGCTCGGGGACGACGCTCAGCAGCGTGGACACGCTTCCCGTCACTTTGCCGTCCGTCCCCGAGGAGCCCGAAAGTCAACCTTGGGGACGCCTGCTGCCCATGCAGTCCGGCTTTGGCGCTCACG ATTGCGTGGCGGACGAATATTTGTTTGGCCGAGACCCCAAATGCAATTACGTCCTGGACGATCCCGATCACAAAGGATCCTTGCGCTTCCGAATTTACAGCAAGAAACACTTCCGCATCTTCAGG GAGGGCATCGAGGTGTTTGTTCAAGACCTGAGCAACAACGGGACCTTTGTTGACGGGAACAAAATCGGACGCGGCAAGAAGCTTCCTCTGGTCAACAACGCCGTGCTGGCGCTGGCGGAGCATCGCAACAAAG TGTTTGTCTTCATCGACCTGATGTCCGACCAAGAGTCGTCGTTGCCCGGCGAGCTCCGCCAGAAGTATCTGCTGACGCGGCAGATCGGCAC GGGCGTGTGCGGCCAAGTCAAACTTGCCTTTGAGCGCTCCACCTGCAAAAAGTTTGCGGTGAAAATCATCAACAAGAGCAACTTCAAGTCGGAAGGG ACGGCCGCCAGAAACGCTCAAACCGAGATCGAAATTCTTCGACGCATTGATCAc CCGTGCCTCATCAAGACGGAGGACTTGTACCACACGGACGACACTTACTTCATCGTCTTAGAGCT GATGGAGGGCGGCGAGCTGTTCCACCGTCTCAAATGTCAACAGCGGCTGAGCGAGGCCACGGCCAAACTTTACTTCTACCAAATGTTGAAAGCCGTGCAG TACCTGCACAGCCAGGGCATCATCCACCGGGACCTGAAACCGGAGAACATCCTCCTGTCGTCGCAAGAGGACGAGTGTCTCATCAAG GTGACGGACTTCAACCAATCGCGGATCCTGGAGGAAGCGGCCCTGATGAGGACCTTGTGCGGGACGCCGTCCTACCTGGCGCCCGAAGTGCTGACGCACGCCACCACCGGCGGTTACGGGCTGCCCGTCGACGCTTGGAGTCTCGGCGTGCTCCTCTTCGTCTG CCTGTGCGGGTACCCGCCGTTCCACGAGAACTTCTCGGAGCTGTCGGTGAGCGAGCAGATCGCGCGAGGCCACTTCACCATGTTGCCGGCCAAGTGGCAACACGTGTCCCCCCAAG CCAAGGACGTGGTGCGGAAGCTGCTGGTGGTGGCGCCCGCCGACCGGATGACCATCGACGATGCGCTCCAGCACGCCTGGATGCAG gacccggtgatGTTGGAGAAAGCCCACCGACTGATGTATCCACCGACTGATGCTGAGcgtgttgccatg GAGGCGGAGCCAGCATCATCATCGTCAAGGAAACGAGCGCGAGAAGACCGAGATTATGAGCGGCGTCCTGCCAAACAAGCCCCGCCCACTGGAACGCCATAA
- the chek2 gene encoding serine/threonine-protein kinase Chk2 isoform X3: MCAKQDCVADEYLFGRDPKCNYVLDDPDHKGSLRFRIYSKKHFRIFREGIEVFVQDLSNNGTFVDGNKIGRGKKLPLVNNAVLALAEHRNKVFVFIDLMSDQESSLPGELRQKYLLTRQIGTGVCGQVKLAFERSTCKKFAVKIINKSNFKSEGTAARNAQTEIEILRRIDHPCLIKTEDLYHTDDTYFIVLELMEGGELFHRLKCQQRLSEATAKLYFYQMLKAVQYLHSQGIIHRDLKPENILLSSQEDECLIKVTDFNQSRILEEAALMRTLCGTPSYLAPEVLTHATTGGYGLPVDAWSLGVLLFVCLCGYPPFHENFSELSVSEQIARGHFTMLPAKWQHVSPQAKDVVRKLLVVAPADRMTIDDALQHAWMQDPVMLEKAHRLMYPPTDAERVAMEAEPASSSSRKRAREDRDYERRPAKQAPPTGTP; the protein is encoded by the exons ATGTGTGCCAAGcaag ATTGCGTGGCGGACGAATATTTGTTTGGCCGAGACCCCAAATGCAATTACGTCCTGGACGATCCCGATCACAAAGGATCCTTGCGCTTCCGAATTTACAGCAAGAAACACTTCCGCATCTTCAGG GAGGGCATCGAGGTGTTTGTTCAAGACCTGAGCAACAACGGGACCTTTGTTGACGGGAACAAAATCGGACGCGGCAAGAAGCTTCCTCTGGTCAACAACGCCGTGCTGGCGCTGGCGGAGCATCGCAACAAAG TGTTTGTCTTCATCGACCTGATGTCCGACCAAGAGTCGTCGTTGCCCGGCGAGCTCCGCCAGAAGTATCTGCTGACGCGGCAGATCGGCAC GGGCGTGTGCGGCCAAGTCAAACTTGCCTTTGAGCGCTCCACCTGCAAAAAGTTTGCGGTGAAAATCATCAACAAGAGCAACTTCAAGTCGGAAGGG ACGGCCGCCAGAAACGCTCAAACCGAGATCGAAATTCTTCGACGCATTGATCAc CCGTGCCTCATCAAGACGGAGGACTTGTACCACACGGACGACACTTACTTCATCGTCTTAGAGCT GATGGAGGGCGGCGAGCTGTTCCACCGTCTCAAATGTCAACAGCGGCTGAGCGAGGCCACGGCCAAACTTTACTTCTACCAAATGTTGAAAGCCGTGCAG TACCTGCACAGCCAGGGCATCATCCACCGGGACCTGAAACCGGAGAACATCCTCCTGTCGTCGCAAGAGGACGAGTGTCTCATCAAG GTGACGGACTTCAACCAATCGCGGATCCTGGAGGAAGCGGCCCTGATGAGGACCTTGTGCGGGACGCCGTCCTACCTGGCGCCCGAAGTGCTGACGCACGCCACCACCGGCGGTTACGGGCTGCCCGTCGACGCTTGGAGTCTCGGCGTGCTCCTCTTCGTCTG CCTGTGCGGGTACCCGCCGTTCCACGAGAACTTCTCGGAGCTGTCGGTGAGCGAGCAGATCGCGCGAGGCCACTTCACCATGTTGCCGGCCAAGTGGCAACACGTGTCCCCCCAAG CCAAGGACGTGGTGCGGAAGCTGCTGGTGGTGGCGCCCGCCGACCGGATGACCATCGACGATGCGCTCCAGCACGCCTGGATGCAG gacccggtgatGTTGGAGAAAGCCCACCGACTGATGTATCCACCGACTGATGCTGAGcgtgttgccatg GAGGCGGAGCCAGCATCATCATCGTCAAGGAAACGAGCGCGAGAAGACCGAGATTATGAGCGGCGTCCTGCCAAACAAGCCCCGCCCACTGGAACGCCATAA
- the LOC144048630 gene encoding uncharacterized protein LOC144048630 isoform X1 — MRSDGERAAGSRHRPTSPADAAGVSPPEQQEAAATAHASRQSQSAPSLEVTIQRRDHARHFNMAGTQAAGAGLRCHMCATTCHSMQMFVAHMSGSAHVSKWKAMTRSVGVIAHTLTNSRRRRWCDACQSHFSDDVISHRRTKRHKERKRASRPFCAACRRHVRSPRKFVEHMKSDQHKRQALVKKAQEEEELITVDAVGCFEDEPQPQVAPEATPTRSTGDATTRPDGRGSGAHPLIPPPPPHGSASWAARSRPSSASTQRTSKTDSGIRGATCYREQLQKNWR; from the exons ATGCGGAGCGATGGCGAGCGGGCGGCGGGGTCACGCCATCGGCCCACAAGTCCCGCTGACGCTGCAGGAG TTTCCCCTCCTGAgcagcaggaggcagcagcgaCGGCGCACGCCAGCAGACAATCGCAG AGCGCGCCGTCGCTGGAGGTCACCATCCAGCGGCGCGACCACGCCAGACACTTCAACATGGCCGGCACGcaggcggcgggggcggggcTTCGCTGCCACATGTGCGCCACCACCTGTCACTCCATGCAG ATGTTTGTGGCGCACATGAGCGGCTCCGCCCACGTCAGCAAATGGAAGGCGATGACGCGCTCCGTCGGCGTCATCGCGCACACGCTCACAAACAG CAGACGGCGCCGCTGGTGCGACGCGTGTCAGAGTCACTTcagcgatgatgtcatcagccATCGACGCACCAAACGACACAAA gAGCGCAAACGTGCTTCGCGGCCGTTCTGCGCGGCGTGCCGCCGGCACGTGAGGTCGCCCAGGAAGTTCGTGGAGCACATGAAGTCCGACCAGCACAAGCGACAG GCGCTCGTGAAGAAGgctcaggaggaggaggagcttatCACCGTGGACGCCGTCGGCTGCTTTGAGGACGAGCCGCAGCCGCAAGTGGCACCGGAGGCCACGCCCACTCGCTCCACAG GTGACGCAACGACGCGGCCGGACGGACGCGGTAGCGGCGCTCATCCCTTaatcccgcctcctcctcctcacggCTCCGCCTCCTGGGCCGCCCGCTCTCGTCCTTCCTCCGCTTCCACGCAAAGGACGTCAAAAACGGACTCCGGCATCCGCGGAGCGACTTGTTACCGGGAGCAGCTCCAAAAAAACTGGCGCTAG
- the LOC144048629 gene encoding endosome-associated-trafficking regulator 1-like isoform X3: MSTRGKTLIITEDESEECNPFSFREFLRSKNHDRNLDEDGAAWEVCARAREEDDASAACWQRLRSDADSSAFPSTFDDGDPDVTLPIASRGRSLQELREENATLRRSMRELRRTSQANERRAEALQEELERRRRQEREEAQDLDNMVHSVERNLHHMTKRALSAESGVARMKAELQQLQEELECRRSENLKLKSDQRDVVTAMKHSANMASDYLDKTATHAHSSVRRLLEGAETLRLVSQLLRSIHKMAEVTSDA, from the exons ATGTCCACACGGGGGAAGACTTTAATAATCACTGaag ACGAAAGTGAGGAGTGCAACCCTTTCTCCTTCAGGGAGTTCCTGCGTTCCAAGAACCACGACCGGAACCTGGACGAGGACGGAGCAGCGTGGgaggtgtgtgcgcgcgcgcgt GAGGAGGACGACGCGAGCGCAGCGTGTTGGCAGCGCTTGCGTTCCGACGCGGATAGCTCCGCCTTCCCGAGCAC GTTCGATGACGGAGACCCTGATGTCACACTGCCAATCGCTAGCCGGGGGAGGAGCTTACAGGAG ctGCGTGAGGAGAACGCCACGCTGAGAAGAAGCATGCGGGAGCTTCGCAGAACATCACAAGCAAACGAGCGAAG GGCGGAGGCGCTGCAAGAGGAGCTGGAGCGGAGGCGGCGGCAGGAGCGGGAGGAGGCGCAAGACCTCGacaacatggtccactcggtgGAACGCAACCTGCATCACATGACG AAACGAGCGCTGAGTGCCGAGAGCGGCGTGGCCAGGATGAAGGCGGAGCTTCAGCAGCTGCAG gAGGAGCTGGAGTGCAGGCGTAGCGAAAACCTCAAGCTCAAGTCGGACCAGCGCGATGTCGTCACGGCGATGAAGCACAGCGCCAACATGGCGTCCGACTACCTGGACAAGACGGCCACGCACGCGCACTCGTCCGTACG TCGTCTGCTGGAGGGGGCGGAGACTCTGCGTCTGGTCTCGCAGCTGCTGCGCTCCATCCACAAAATGGCCGAAGTGACTTCAGACGCCTGA
- the LOC144048630 gene encoding uncharacterized protein LOC144048630 isoform X2 produces the protein MRSDGERAAGSRHRPTSPADAAGVSPPEQQEAAATAHASRQSQSAPSLEVTIQRRDHARHFNMAGTQAAGAGLRCHMCATTCHSMQMFVAHMSGSAHVSKWKAMTRSVGVIAHTLTNRRRRWCDACQSHFSDDVISHRRTKRHKERKRASRPFCAACRRHVRSPRKFVEHMKSDQHKRQALVKKAQEEEELITVDAVGCFEDEPQPQVAPEATPTRSTGDATTRPDGRGSGAHPLIPPPPPHGSASWAARSRPSSASTQRTSKTDSGIRGATCYREQLQKNWR, from the exons ATGCGGAGCGATGGCGAGCGGGCGGCGGGGTCACGCCATCGGCCCACAAGTCCCGCTGACGCTGCAGGAG TTTCCCCTCCTGAgcagcaggaggcagcagcgaCGGCGCACGCCAGCAGACAATCGCAG AGCGCGCCGTCGCTGGAGGTCACCATCCAGCGGCGCGACCACGCCAGACACTTCAACATGGCCGGCACGcaggcggcgggggcggggcTTCGCTGCCACATGTGCGCCACCACCTGTCACTCCATGCAG ATGTTTGTGGCGCACATGAGCGGCTCCGCCCACGTCAGCAAATGGAAGGCGATGACGCGCTCCGTCGGCGTCATCGCGCACACGCTCACAAACAG ACGGCGCCGCTGGTGCGACGCGTGTCAGAGTCACTTcagcgatgatgtcatcagccATCGACGCACCAAACGACACAAA gAGCGCAAACGTGCTTCGCGGCCGTTCTGCGCGGCGTGCCGCCGGCACGTGAGGTCGCCCAGGAAGTTCGTGGAGCACATGAAGTCCGACCAGCACAAGCGACAG GCGCTCGTGAAGAAGgctcaggaggaggaggagcttatCACCGTGGACGCCGTCGGCTGCTTTGAGGACGAGCCGCAGCCGCAAGTGGCACCGGAGGCCACGCCCACTCGCTCCACAG GTGACGCAACGACGCGGCCGGACGGACGCGGTAGCGGCGCTCATCCCTTaatcccgcctcctcctcctcacggCTCCGCCTCCTGGGCCGCCCGCTCTCGTCCTTCCTCCGCTTCCACGCAAAGGACGTCAAAAACGGACTCCGGCATCCGCGGAGCGACTTGTTACCGGGAGCAGCTCCAAAAAAACTGGCGCTAG